One window from the genome of Kaistella carnis encodes:
- a CDS encoding adenylate kinase, producing MINIVLFGPPGSGKGTQAQNLIEKFNLKQISTGDLFRYNMKNDTALGQLAKSYIDKGELVPDQVTIDMLTDELKKPCDAKGFIFDGFPRTANQTQALEVIVKEVLNAEINVCLSLVVQDEILVERLLKRGETSGRTDDSNKEIISNRIKEYYAKTAEVAELYKKQGKYVEVNGVGAIEDISEKLFAEVEKIK from the coding sequence ATGATAAACATCGTTCTCTTCGGTCCTCCAGGAAGCGGAAAAGGTACACAAGCACAGAATTTAATTGAAAAATTCAATCTTAAACAAATTTCCACAGGCGACCTGTTTCGTTACAATATGAAAAACGATACTGCTTTGGGTCAATTGGCAAAATCCTATATTGACAAAGGCGAGCTCGTTCCGGATCAGGTAACCATCGACATGCTGACGGATGAATTGAAAAAACCATGTGATGCGAAAGGCTTTATTTTCGATGGCTTCCCAAGAACTGCGAATCAAACGCAAGCTCTGGAAGTAATTGTAAAGGAGGTTTTGAACGCGGAAATTAATGTTTGCCTTTCTCTGGTAGTGCAGGATGAAATTTTGGTAGAGCGACTATTAAAAAGAGGTGAAACCAGTGGCCGGACAGATGATTCTAACAAAGAAATTATCAGCAATAGAATTAAAGAATATTACGCAAAAACTGCAGAAGTTGCCGAGCTTTATAAAAAACAGGGCAAATATGTAGAAGTGAACGGAGTTGGTGCAATTGAAGACATCTCAGAAAAACTTTTTGCGGAAGTAGAAAAAATAAAATAA